One window of the Dermacentor andersoni chromosome 10, qqDerAnde1_hic_scaffold, whole genome shotgun sequence genome contains the following:
- the LOC129388050 gene encoding uncharacterized protein produces the protein MSRRALLLPAGHGPAGPGFPPRGGDERDRQPPPPSLLHQELLECLREQLPRTRRGDAFAPEVVLEFVRSITELQGDDFKERGASPGGHPPAEAAQQHHEGKHILDASLEDLNCDPVPVLLPLVVSPRGASDTAVANSNGSWQLDQRRRSAENALRRFRLRSHPSSEGVHERAVIAEALKDIRRRLDPSPPRESSEETAGPSELEELMEGSSLATTSEDTSSSQENTGHEGGDSTSAETAEATEQLDVEAASEEQSADSAKDSCPDFSASANYDLLSSVVSCLDPVVDHVEPLYTMRNVYQNIAQAYDTVFGSAQVDGGVPLFLDENPKQPADSCSACYDFTNHEYLEHHDRLPGGAFERFISSSRQSDVDAQQQTMPRVPGRLYADDCHFQSPHVVPQFQQVPLNAELQAAVQQSDGASGSSMIPSVDEKSFINFLFSTMSNDEVEGRAGQLDLFHMNSSVGFLNENADTFNNHVTPAVIADYNNNVFGFHDSIPCYHELATIDETERQAEVSGEMQVASTMRQFSEPTENSTPATSTEMGRASDTLDSPRKYQPTFEEEVHMTATQVFQVELSNMAPEFLQSLQDKNDDVNAEKGHVFPLSSRICDVLSTEPERNYDLLKSSPERCSWAKARTPFSDANLTPAAEMIPVAEEALMFRRRNGRNFFSDGNVLGDAISGGQAKHQEQVLDRPQLTSWPLKPAFIRDKDWMRRFAPLRPMFVREQRQPKKPPPLKPVFLEPQHRQLDDWTDGDTAAARHSMDGSLGWTKNLRLPSNAPSCLTDDEVNTEDIVSGLREDTAILTPLLLESRIPMRQQLVTTESSSGDGSDSDPPGPFGTSSSDDNKDSCTATLLDASEDVEDSATTSTATVTSAPPPPQHGSLHKATLRVYENDDLGPDEPQAALLAPLPAAGVMAWPRVPCNAPSATDEFDGSVRLFDFASTASEETAEVGGFNEVYPGSTKKTVTVRAMMPTIDEEDQE, from the exons ATGAGTCGTCGGGCACTGCTCCTCCCCGCGGGCCACGGGCCCGCCGGCCCGGGGTTCCCGCCCCGGGGCGGGGACGAACGAGACcgccagccgccgccgccgtcgctgcTCCACCAGGAGCTGCTCGAGTGCCTCCGCGAGCAGCTGCCCAGGACGCGGCGCGGAGACGCCTTCGCGCCGGAGGTCGTGCTCGAGTTCGTGCGCAGCATCACCGAGCTGCAGGGCGACGACTTCAAGGAGCGCGGCGCGTCACCCGGTGGGCATCCACCGGCAGAG GCGGCGCAGCAGCACCACGAAGGCAAGCACATCCTGGACGCGTCGCTGGAGGACTTGAACTGCGACCCGGTGCCCGTGCTGCTGCCGCTGGTGGTGAGCCCGAGGGGCGCCAGCGACACGGCGGTCGCCAACTCGAACGGCTCCTGGCAGCTGGACCAGCGCCGGCGCTCCGCCGAGAATGCGCTGCGTCGCTTCCGGCTTCGCTCGCACCCGAGTTCCGAGGGCGTCCACGAGAGGGCCGTGATTGCCGAAGCGCTGAAGGACATTCGACGGCGCCTCGACCCGTCCCCTCCTCGGGAGTCGTCGGAAGAGACGGCCGGTCCCAGCGAGCTCGAAGAGCTCATGGAGGGCAGCTCGCTCGCGACCACGTCCGAGGACACGTCATCGTCCCAGGAAAACACCGGACACGAGGGCGGCGACTCCACCAGCGCGGAAACCGCGGAGGCGACAGAGCAGCTGGACGTCGAGGCCGCCTCCGAGGAACAGTCCGCAGACAGCGCCAAGGACTCGTGCCCCGACTTCTCAGCGTCGGCCAACTACGACCTCCTCTCCTCAGTCGTGTCGTGCCTGGATCCGGTGGTGGACCACGTGGAGCCTTTGTACACCATGAGGAACGTGTACCAGAACATCGCGCAAGCCTACGACACGGTGTTCGGCTCTGCGCAGGTCGACGGAGGAGTACCGCTGTTCCTGGACGAGAACCCGAAGCAGCCGGCCGACAGCTGCTCGGCCTGCTACGACTTCACGAACCACGAGTACCTCGAACACCACGACAGGCTTCCGGGAGGCGCGTTCGAGCGATTCATCTCTTCGAGTCGCCAGAGCGACGTCGACGCCCAACAGCAGACAATGCCGCGGGTGCCGGGCCGCCTGTACGCTGACGACTGCCACTTCCAGTCGCCGCACGTCGTTCCGCAGTTCCAGCAGGTGCCCCTGAACGCGGAACTGCAGGCTGCCGTTCAACAGTCCGACGGTGCGAGCGGCAGCTCGATGATACCCAGCGTGGACGAGAAATCATTCATCAATTTCCTTTTCTCCACCATGTCCAACGACGAAGTCGAAGGCCGGGCCGGACAGCTGGACCTGTTCCATATGAACTCCAGCGTCGGCTTCCTGAACGAAAACGCGGACACTTTCAACAACCACGTCACTCCCGCCGTCATCGCCGACTACAACAATAACGTCTTCGGTTTCCACGACAGCATACCGTGTTACCACGAACTGGCCACCATCGACGAAACGGAGAGACAGGCCGAGGTTTCTGGCGAAATGCAGGTTGCCTCTACCATGCGGCAGTTTTCCGAACCCACCGAGAACTCGACTCCCGCTACTTCGACGGAGATGGGCCGTGCCAGCGACACTCTGGATTCACCCCGGAAATATCAGCCAACATTCGAAGAGGAAGTTCACATGACGGCGACCCAGGTGTTTCAAGTCGAGCTTTCAAACATGGCGCCAGAGTTCCTCCAGTCGCTGCAAGATAAGAATGACGACGTGAACGCCGAGAAGGGACACGTCTTTCCTCTGTCATCGAGGATCTGTGACGTCCTTTCGACCGAACCCGAACGCAACTACGACCTGCTCAAGTCTTCGCCCGAGCGCTGCTCGTGGGCCAAGGCGAGGACTCCGTTCTCCGACGCCAACCTCACACCGGCGGCGGAAATGATTCCAGTAGCCGAAGAGGCGCTCATGTTCCGACGTCGAAACGGACGCAATTTCTTCTCCGACGGCAACGTTCTCGGCGACGCCATTAGCGGCGGCCAAGCGAAGCACCAAGAACAAGTTTTGGACAGGCCCCAGCTCACGTCCTGGCCCCTCAAGCCGGCGTTCATCAGGGACAAGGACTGGATGAGGCGGTTCGCTCCTCTGAGGCCCATGTTCGTCAGGGAACAGCGGCAACCCAAGAAGCCACCTCCGCTGAAGCCCGTGTTTCTCGAGCCACAGCACCGGCAGCTTGACGACTGGACGGACGGCGATACCGCAGCAGCTAGGCACTCAATGGACGGCAGCCTTGGCTGGACCAAGAACCTTCGCCTACCGTCCAACGCGCCCAGCTGCCTTACCGACGACGAGGTGAACACCGAGGACATCGTCTCGGGCCTGCGAGAGGACACGGCCATACTCACGCCGCTGCTCCTGGAGTCTCGAATCCCGATGCGCCAGCAGCTGGTGACGACGGAATCGAGTTCCGGCGACGGAAGCGACTCGGACCCCCCGGGACCCTTCGGCACCTCGTCCAGCGACGACAACAAGGATTCTTGCACCGCCACATTGCTCGACGCCAGCGAGGACGTCGAAGACTCGGCGACGACGTCGACCGCCACGGTGACTTCCGCGCCGCCACCGCCGCAGCATGGGAGTCTCCACAAGGCCACATTGCGCGTTTACGAGAACGACGACCTGGGTCCCGACGAGCCGCAGGCCGCGCTGCTGGCaccgctccccgctgccggcgtcATGGCCTGGCCTCGCGTGCCCTGCAACGCGCCCTCGGCTACGGACGAGTTCGACGGATCCGTGCGGCTCTTTGACTTCGCGTCGACGGCGAGCGAAGAGACGGCCGAGGTGGGCGGATTCAACGAGGTCTACCCGGGCTCGACCAAGAAGACTGTCACCGTCCGCGCCATGATGCCCACCATCGACGAGGAAGATCAGGAATGA